Proteins encoded together in one Oncorhynchus mykiss isolate Arlee chromosome 7, USDA_OmykA_1.1, whole genome shotgun sequence window:
- the LOC110527928 gene encoding dysbindin isoform X1: MSSSGANLHNKRLPSETEHAQRVPAMDAAQQMKLKERQRFFEEVFQHDVDVYLSSAHLQIHDYKRPPIGSVSSMEVNVDMLEQMDLMDISDQEALDVFLGSGGDEGVLASPLPGKVVHGNNNNDKVINQGRSLHYTDGCDGKFRVASTSSTNSQNTNEDGRDTQVIQSDDEDVHVDTVLLMGSPPGKDEEKNRSILSS, translated from the exons CGGAGACCGAGCATGCTCAGAGGGTCCCAGCAATGGACGCAGCCCAGCAGATGAAACTGAAAGAGCGACAGCGCTTCTTTGAGGAGGTCTTTCAGCACGATGTGGATGTCTACCTGTCCTCTGCCCACTTGCAGATTCATGACTATAAGAGAC CTCCCATTGGCAGTGTCTCATCCATGGAGGTTAATGTGGACATGCTGGAGCAGATGGACCTCATGGACATCTCTGACCAGGAAGCACTGGATGTCTTCCTCGGCTCTGGAGGGGATGAGGGGGTGCTGGCCTCCCCTCTGCCAGGTAAAG TAGTTCATGGAAACAACAACAACGATAAGGTAATCAACCAGGGACGCTCTCTCCACTACACTGACGGTTGTGATGGGAAGTTCCGCGtggcctccacctcctccaccaacAGCCAGAACACCAATGAGGACGGACGGGACACCCAAGTCATCCAATCAGATGATGAAGATGTGCATGTCGACACCGTCTTGCTGATGGGATCACCCCCAGGGAAAGATGAGGAGAAGAATCGGTCTATCCTCTCTTCCTAG
- the LOC110527928 gene encoding dysbindin isoform X4, which translates to MDAAQQMKLKERQRFFEEVFQHDVDVYLSSAHLQIHDYKRPPIGSVSSMEVNVDMLEQMDLMDISDQEALDVFLGSGGDEGVLASPLPVVHGNNNNDKVINQGRSLHYTDGCDGKFRVASTSSTNSQNTNEDGRDTQVIQSDDEDVHVDTVLLMGSPPGKDEEKNRSILSS; encoded by the exons ATGGACGCAGCCCAGCAGATGAAACTGAAAGAGCGACAGCGCTTCTTTGAGGAGGTCTTTCAGCACGATGTGGATGTCTACCTGTCCTCTGCCCACTTGCAGATTCATGACTATAAGAGAC CTCCCATTGGCAGTGTCTCATCCATGGAGGTTAATGTGGACATGCTGGAGCAGATGGACCTCATGGACATCTCTGACCAGGAAGCACTGGATGTCTTCCTCGGCTCTGGAGGGGATGAGGGGGTGCTGGCCTCCCCTCTGCCAG TAGTTCATGGAAACAACAACAACGATAAGGTAATCAACCAGGGACGCTCTCTCCACTACACTGACGGTTGTGATGGGAAGTTCCGCGtggcctccacctcctccaccaacAGCCAGAACACCAATGAGGACGGACGGGACACCCAAGTCATCCAATCAGATGATGAAGATGTGCATGTCGACACCGTCTTGCTGATGGGATCACCCCCAGGGAAAGATGAGGAGAAGAATCGGTCTATCCTCTCTTCCTAG
- the LOC110527928 gene encoding dysbindin isoform X3 gives MDAAQQMKLKERQRFFEEVFQHDVDVYLSSAHLQIHDYKRPPIGSVSSMEVNVDMLEQMDLMDISDQEALDVFLGSGGDEGVLASPLPGKVVHGNNNNDKVINQGRSLHYTDGCDGKFRVASTSSTNSQNTNEDGRDTQVIQSDDEDVHVDTVLLMGSPPGKDEEKNRSILSS, from the exons ATGGACGCAGCCCAGCAGATGAAACTGAAAGAGCGACAGCGCTTCTTTGAGGAGGTCTTTCAGCACGATGTGGATGTCTACCTGTCCTCTGCCCACTTGCAGATTCATGACTATAAGAGAC CTCCCATTGGCAGTGTCTCATCCATGGAGGTTAATGTGGACATGCTGGAGCAGATGGACCTCATGGACATCTCTGACCAGGAAGCACTGGATGTCTTCCTCGGCTCTGGAGGGGATGAGGGGGTGCTGGCCTCCCCTCTGCCAGGTAAAG TAGTTCATGGAAACAACAACAACGATAAGGTAATCAACCAGGGACGCTCTCTCCACTACACTGACGGTTGTGATGGGAAGTTCCGCGtggcctccacctcctccaccaacAGCCAGAACACCAATGAGGACGGACGGGACACCCAAGTCATCCAATCAGATGATGAAGATGTGCATGTCGACACCGTCTTGCTGATGGGATCACCCCCAGGGAAAGATGAGGAGAAGAATCGGTCTATCCTCTCTTCCTAG
- the LOC110527928 gene encoding dysbindin isoform X2: MSSSGANLHNKRLPSETEHAQRVPAMDAAQQMKLKERQRFFEEVFQHDVDVYLSSAHLQIHDYKRPPIGSVSSMEVNVDMLEQMDLMDISDQEALDVFLGSGGDEGVLASPLPVVHGNNNNDKVINQGRSLHYTDGCDGKFRVASTSSTNSQNTNEDGRDTQVIQSDDEDVHVDTVLLMGSPPGKDEEKNRSILSS; this comes from the exons CGGAGACCGAGCATGCTCAGAGGGTCCCAGCAATGGACGCAGCCCAGCAGATGAAACTGAAAGAGCGACAGCGCTTCTTTGAGGAGGTCTTTCAGCACGATGTGGATGTCTACCTGTCCTCTGCCCACTTGCAGATTCATGACTATAAGAGAC CTCCCATTGGCAGTGTCTCATCCATGGAGGTTAATGTGGACATGCTGGAGCAGATGGACCTCATGGACATCTCTGACCAGGAAGCACTGGATGTCTTCCTCGGCTCTGGAGGGGATGAGGGGGTGCTGGCCTCCCCTCTGCCAG TAGTTCATGGAAACAACAACAACGATAAGGTAATCAACCAGGGACGCTCTCTCCACTACACTGACGGTTGTGATGGGAAGTTCCGCGtggcctccacctcctccaccaacAGCCAGAACACCAATGAGGACGGACGGGACACCCAAGTCATCCAATCAGATGATGAAGATGTGCATGTCGACACCGTCTTGCTGATGGGATCACCCCCAGGGAAAGATGAGGAGAAGAATCGGTCTATCCTCTCTTCCTAG